Proteins encoded together in one Impatiens glandulifera chromosome 1, dImpGla2.1, whole genome shotgun sequence window:
- the LOC124919028 gene encoding transmembrane emp24 domain-containing protein p24delta3-like, protein MEKGTNATITVLFPFLILFFTIHLLPFTQAIWLNLPATGTKCVSEEIQSNVIVLADYVVISEDHTHSSPTISVKVTSPYGNNLHHSENVTHGQYAFTTSESGNYLACFWVDGNHQGNGEVSVNLEWRTGIAAKDWETVARKEKIEGVELELRKLEGAVEAIHENLLYLKSREADMRAVSETTNARVAWFSIMSLGVCIAVSGLQLWYLKRFFQKKKLI, encoded by the exons ATGGAGAAGGGAACAAACGCGACTATAACGGTGTTGTTTCCATTTCTGATTCTCTTCTTTACCATTCATCTTCTACCCTTTACTCAAGCCATATGGTTGAATCTCCCTGCCACGGGAACTAAGTGCGTATCTGAAGAAATTCAGAGTAACGTCATCGTTTTGGCTGATTACGTCGTTATCTCCGAAGACCATACTCATTCCTCCCCAACTATTTCCGTTAAG GTGACTTCACCTTATGGGAACAACCTTCATCACAGTGAAAATGTCACACACGGTCAGTATGCATTTACAACTAGTGAATCTGGCAACTATTTGGCTTGTTTTTGGGTGGATGGTAATCACCAAGGAAATGGAGAAGTAAGTGTTAATCTTGAATGGAGAACCGGCATTGCAGCTAAGGACTGGGAAACGGTTgcaagaaaagagaaaattgag GGTGTTGAGCTCGAGTTGAGAAAACTGGAAGGAGCAGTTGAGGCTATTCATGAAAATTTGCTCTACTTAAAGAGCAG GGAGGCAGATATGAGAGCTGTGAGTGAAACGACGAATGCTAGGGTTGCTTGGTTCAGTATAATGTCCTTGGGGGTCTGCATCGCTGTTTCGGGTCTGCAATTATGGTATTTGAAGCGATTTTTCcaaaagaaaaaattgatttag